Proteins encoded by one window of Cloeon dipterum chromosome 4, ieCloDipt1.1, whole genome shotgun sequence:
- the LOC135942738 gene encoding transmembrane protein 216-like — protein sequence MGSSLTLQILLYLTSFYFGMFMLCEFGMLIFKGMHLPYPSSGLWIDGVLLVLLGVIESFRILEAQKANLTNMQGRMVVSLALCVPSALAVVYFAAWQNYVLRLELILCIIQLGMTAIQFVLGVVELIGR from the exons ATGGGTTCCTCACTAACTCTGCAG ATTCTTCTCTACCTGACAAGCTTTTACTTTGGCATGTTCATGCTGTGCGAATTTGGGatgctaatttttaag GGGATGCACCTACCCTACCCAAGTTCAGGTCTTTGGATTGACGGAGTCCTGCTGGTGCTTTTAGGAGTGATTGAATCCTTCCGTATTCTCGAAGCGCAAAAAGCGAATCTGACAAACATGCAAGGCAGGATGGTTGTCTCCTTGGCGCTCTGTGTTCCATCAGCTCTTgctgttgtttattttgcagcCTGGCAGAATTACGTTCTCCGACTTGAACTCATTTTGTGCATCATTCAGCTTGGAATGACAGCGATTCAGTTTGTGCTGGGTGTTGTTGAACTTATAggcagataa